TGTGATGTACGATACCAGCAGCATCGAACGAGTGCTTCTGAATATTGTGGTTCGTGATAAGAATGTAGAACCTACTATCGCTGCCATACAGGGTGCAGCACAGACGGGAGAAATCGGAGATGGTCGTATCTTCGTGATTCCAGTAATGGATACCATCAGAATCAGAACCGGTGAACGAGGCGACATTGCATTATATAATGCTGAGAAAGAAAAATAAAAAGACGTTTTTGTATAATATTGTATTCTAATTTAACTTTAAGATATTTATGAGCAGTTTATTATTGACAACACTCGATACAGGTAACACAGCGTGGATGATTATGGCTACCATCTTGGTGCTTTTGATGTCAATCCCAGGTATTGCACTTTTTTATGGCGGTCTGGTGCGCCAGAAGAATATATTGAGTATTTTGATGCAGACGGTATTTATCGTGGCAGTAGTCAGTTTGATATGGGTAGCATTCGGATATTCCTGGGCTTTCTCTACAGAATATGCAGATTCCGGCAATCCTTTGGCTTGCATCATCGGAGGTTTTGATAAATGTTTCCTTCATGGCATCGGTCTGGATTCTATCATGCCTACAGGTATTCCAGAACTTACATTCGCCATGTTCCAGTGCATGTTCGCCCTGATTACTCCAGCCCTCATCCTCGGTGCTTTCGCCGAGCGTGTCAAATTCAACGGTTATGTACTTTTCACCATTCTCTGGATCATCATCGCCTATCTTCCAATGGCCCACTGGGTGTGGGGAGGCGGTTTCCTGCAGGAGATGGGAGCCATCGACTTTGCTGGTGGTACTGTGGTTCATATCAATGCTGGTGTAGCAGCCCTGGTCATGGCACTCTGTGTGGGCAAGCGTGATGATTACCGTGCTGGTCATCCTATCACTCCTCACAACATTACTTTCGTGTTCATGGGTATGTCATTCCTCTGGTTGGGATGGTTCGGATTCAATGCAGGTAGCGGTCTGGCTGCCGATGGTTTGGCTGCCAATGCCTTCCTCGTAACCCATATCGCCACCGCAGCCGCAGCCACTACCTGGATGATCATTGACTGGTTTGTCAATAAGAAACCAACCACTGTTGGAGCTTGTACCGGTGCCGTAGCCGGTTTGGTGGCTATCACTCCAGCCGCAGGTAGTACAGATATTTTAGGAGCATTCTGCATCGGTATCATTTCTACCGTAGTCTGCTTCTTCATGGTAGCAGTAGTAAAAGAGAAGTTCAAGTATGATGATGCGCTTGATGCTTTTGGTGTTCATGGTATGGGTGGTATTTTAGGTTCTATACTTACTGGTGTATTCGCCACTCATTGTGTAACTGGTACTGATGGTGTTCAGGGAGCCCTTTATGGTGATTGGCACCAGCTTTGGATTCAGGTAGTAGCCACCGTGGTAAGTATCATTTATAGTATCATAGTTACTTACATTATCTTCAAGGTGGTTGATAAGTCTGTAGGTGTACGTGTTGACAAGCGAGTAGAGGAGGAAGGTCTCGACATCTACGAGCATGGTGAGAGTGCGTATAGTAACTAATTGAGATTTCCACAGGTCAGCCTATAATGATCGACTAAATGCTTGAAATCGCAATGCTGAAGGCTGATAGAATAGGTTCTGACTCTGATACATGTGAGTTTTAAAATACATAGCCGGCTGATTTTATGTTTGTTACATAAAGTCAGCCGGTTTATTTATTTCTGCTAATCAGAGGATATCTATTCTCCTCTGCTAATATTATTTAATTGGAATGTTCCTCCTTTTCTTCCACTATTGGCGTAATGCGCCTGATACTCTTGTTGCGTTGGTTGATGATGAGCGGTACACGTTCCACTGTCACCATAGAAGTGTCAAGTCCCAATGCCTTTGGCTCATCAATGCCTATCTTGCAGATAAGAGCATAGATACTCATCAGTAAATTCTGTTGACGATTATCGGAACTTTCCGGGTAATATACGCGGTGGATAATGATGAAGCGGAAGTCGCCAGAAATACCATTTTTGCGAAGCGAAGAGTACGTACTGGTCAGATCTACCTTTTGGTTTGCCACAAGGTCTTCCACCACTTGTCTCAGATAGAGGCTTACCCGAGGCTCTATGCGGAAACCTATGTGCATCGTTATGCTGTAAAGAGTATCGGGTACCAGGGTTTCGCAGCGGTATTCCAGTGTGTCTGGTGTATCAACAAAATCCATATTGATAAGCCAGTAATGATCGGCTCGTTTAGGTTGCTTGTTGATGATGGAATAGAGCAGTTTGTCATCTACAGCACCTTCCTTGCCGGCATGATTTACATATACAAGGTTGGACGCGTACTTGGGAATGCTTTCGTCGGCCTTGATATCGGAGATAATCTGATAATAGTCATCCAGCGGTTTGGTACTGATATAATGGCAGCGTATCTTCATGGCTCTCACCCATACATACATCATCAGGAAGAGGATTCCGCCAATGAGCATCGTACACCATCCTCCTGCGAGGAATTTTGACAGATTGGCTGCCAGGAAGATGGCTTCGATGGTGCAGTATGCGCCCATAAACAGCAGGGTGAAGACCCGTGCCACGCCCTTGCTGTGCAGGTAGAAACCGAGCAGCAGGGTGGTCATCAGCATGGTGATGGTAATGGCAAGTCCGTAGGCTGCTTCCATGTGTGAGGAGTCGCGGAAGAGCAGGATGATGAGCACCACGCCGATGTACATAGCGAGGTTGATCATCGGGATATAGAGTTGCCCCTTAACATGGGTAGGGTGCTTAATTCGCATGCGTGGCCAGAAGTGAAGGTTCATGGCTTCGCTCAAAATGGAGAAGGTTCCGCTGATGAGTGCCTGACTCGCAACGATTGCAGCACCTGTGGCCATGATGATGGCGAAGAACAGCATGCTCTGCGGCATGATGGAAAAGAACGGATTCACGGAGGAGGCAGTCTGGATATGGTTCAGCACCCATGCTCCCTGACCCAGATAATTGAGAATGAGCATGGTTTTTACAAATCCCCAACTGATGGCGATGTTCTTTCTGCCGCAATGCCCCAGGTCGGAGTAGAGAGCCTCTGCACCGGTGGTACAGAGAAATACGGCACCCAGAATCAAGAACCATTCAGGAGATCTTGCCAGCAGTATGGCTGCGTAATAGGGGTTGAAAGCCTTCAGTATCAATGGGTAAGACGTGATGCTGAATGCTCCCACCACACCCAGCAGCAGGAACCATAGCAGCATGAAGACGCCAAACGATTTGCCTATGCTCTCTGTACCAAAACGCTGCACGAAGAAGATGATGGTGATGATGGCAAGGGTGATGGGAATGACTGGTAGGTGTGGACTGATGCTCTCGAGTCCTTCGATGGCCGTGGTCACCGTGATGGCAGGGGTAATGATTCCGTCTGCCAGCAGGGTGCTTGCGCCAATGATGGCAAGAATGTAAATCCACTTGCTCTTGAGTCGGCGCAGCAGGGCGTAGAGGGCAAGGATGCCTCCCTCGCCATTGTTGTCGGCACGCAGCGCCACACATACGTATTTGATGGTGGTCTGGAGGGTGAGTGTCCAGATGATACAGGACAATGCGCCCAGAATAGTACTTTCGTTGATGGTTTCGCCTGTATGGAGGATGGCCTTCATTACATAGAGGGGTGATGTTCCGATGTCTCCGAACACGATGCCTAATGTGACGAGCAGCCCTAAGAAGCCTACTTTGTGATGGTTGCAGGCTACTGAACTTTCTGTTTTTTCTCTCATATTTTTCTCTTGTTAATTAATGTATGATCCTTTCAATTAAGGAATGAACCTTTTTAATTGAAGGAATGATCCTTTGTATTATCCTTATTAGAACATAAAATTTCCCTTTTTGATTATAAATTTGGGTGCAAAGGTATGAACATAAGTAGTAAAAAATGATTTGTTTAACAAGATTTATCTGTTTTAACTTTCGTTTTAGTTGGCAGTAAATGACTGTTTGGAAGAGGTAAAAAAGTGATATTCTTTCTCGGACTCAAAAAAGCCCCATCAACTATCCGAATCTTCATTCATGCTGAAATCGGAAGGTTGGTGGGGTATAAGCTACAAATTCAAATTTTATAATCCCTGAATTGTGATGAGTGCTTAAACACGACCACATCAAAAAACTTACATCTGTCTTCTTATATATCGGGCAAGACCATAAACATATCTGCGGCAACCTGGGCGATAGTTGAGCAGGCGATCGAACCATGCAAGATGCTTGTTGAACAGGCGAACCGTAACGCCTACATAGACCATGGCGTCGAGTTGTCTTATCAATCGATGTCGATTACCTGAAAATGCTTGTTGAAGGTTAAATCCAACCCATTTGCCAATTCCACTTCGTATTCATTCTTGTTCATTTCAATCTTCTTTACCGCTTGCGCTGGGTAATTCTCCTTCAGGTAGTTTCTGATGGCCTGCGGAATCAGCTTGGCTGGCACTTTTCCCTGCTTGCAGTCAATCTCAGTGAGATTTCCCTTTTTATCAAATTCCAGCTTGGTTCCGTTCTGCAAAACCACATCATAGCTCTTGCTGATAACTCCCGTCTCAATGGTAGCAAGTATCACCTTCTGATTGTTGAAATGGTTGCTGAGTAAGGTCTGAGCCTTTATCGGGAGAGCATTAACGGCGATAGGCTTGTCATTGCCTGCATTTGCTGCCATATTGCATGTTAGCATGCAGCAAATGGCAATCATCAAAATTCTTATCATTCTTTTCATAAGCCACAATATTAAAAGTTTATAATTTCTATTTGCGATGAATGTCTGAACATCCTATACTATATGTCCTATACTTTATGAAGTAGACGCATACTATCCACAAAGGTTTAAGTAAAAACATTCTTTTTTTCGCTTTTTTCTTTCTATTTCTCTTCTCCTGCGATGCTGTAATTAATCATACTTTGTGTGTGTTTAGATGGTTGATATTTCAATTCCCCAGAAG
This is a stretch of genomic DNA from Segatella hominis. It encodes these proteins:
- a CDS encoding ammonium transporter, whose amino-acid sequence is MSSLLLTTLDTGNTAWMIMATILVLLMSIPGIALFYGGLVRQKNILSILMQTVFIVAVVSLIWVAFGYSWAFSTEYADSGNPLACIIGGFDKCFLHGIGLDSIMPTGIPELTFAMFQCMFALITPALILGAFAERVKFNGYVLFTILWIIIAYLPMAHWVWGGGFLQEMGAIDFAGGTVVHINAGVAALVMALCVGKRDDYRAGHPITPHNITFVFMGMSFLWLGWFGFNAGSGLAADGLAANAFLVTHIATAAAATTWMIIDWFVNKKPTTVGACTGAVAGLVAITPAAGSTDILGAFCIGIISTVVCFFMVAVVKEKFKYDDALDAFGVHGMGGILGSILTGVFATHCVTGTDGVQGALYGDWHQLWIQVVATVVSIIYSIIVTYIIFKVVDKSVGVRVDKRVEEEGLDIYEHGESAYSN
- a CDS encoding P-II family nitrogen regulator; the encoded protein is MKKIEAIIRKSRFEDVKKALLAADIEWFSYYNVRGEGKMRQARIYRGVMYDTSSIERVLLNIVVRDKNVEPTIAAIQGAAQTGEIGDGRIFVIPVMDTIRIRTGERGDIALYNAEKEK
- a CDS encoding KUP/HAK/KT family potassium transporter; amino-acid sequence: MREKTESSVACNHHKVGFLGLLVTLGIVFGDIGTSPLYVMKAILHTGETINESTILGALSCIIWTLTLQTTIKYVCVALRADNNGEGGILALYALLRRLKSKWIYILAIIGASTLLADGIITPAITVTTAIEGLESISPHLPVIPITLAIITIIFFVQRFGTESIGKSFGVFMLLWFLLLGVVGAFSITSYPLILKAFNPYYAAILLARSPEWFLILGAVFLCTTGAEALYSDLGHCGRKNIAISWGFVKTMLILNYLGQGAWVLNHIQTASSVNPFFSIMPQSMLFFAIIMATGAAIVASQALISGTFSILSEAMNLHFWPRMRIKHPTHVKGQLYIPMINLAMYIGVVLIILLFRDSSHMEAAYGLAITITMLMTTLLLGFYLHSKGVARVFTLLFMGAYCTIEAIFLAANLSKFLAGGWCTMLIGGILFLMMYVWVRAMKIRCHYISTKPLDDYYQIISDIKADESIPKYASNLVYVNHAGKEGAVDDKLLYSIINKQPKRADHYWLINMDFVDTPDTLEYRCETLVPDTLYSITMHIGFRIEPRVSLYLRQVVEDLVANQKVDLTSTYSSLRKNGISGDFRFIIIHRVYYPESSDNRQQNLLMSIYALICKIGIDEPKALGLDTSMVTVERVPLIINQRNKSIRRITPIVEEKEEHSN
- a CDS encoding PepSY-like domain-containing protein, whose product is MAANAGNDKPIAVNALPIKAQTLLSNHFNNQKVILATIETGVISKSYDVVLQNGTKLEFDKKGNLTEIDCKQGKVPAKLIPQAIRNYLKENYPAQAVKKIEMNKNEYEVELANGLDLTFNKHFQVIDID